From a region of the Nitrospira sp. genome:
- a CDS encoding cytochrome c, which produces MLITGRMMVFCVLLAGTIGLGFSNAGVKELAVIAKGGDPVSGREIYVNTCIRCHGIEGTGAPGVQLVPPPADLTSPVVQERLDGTLFRRIHDGKPNTAMGAWKHSLSDEEIWDVLAYVRVLGAGQSGQP; this is translated from the coding sequence ATGCTTATCACCGGACGAATGATGGTATTTTGCGTTCTGCTGGCTGGCACGATCGGGCTGGGCTTCAGCAATGCTGGAGTGAAAGAGCTGGCTGTCATAGCGAAGGGCGGCGATCCAGTCAGTGGGCGCGAGATCTACGTGAACACCTGTATCCGTTGTCATGGTATCGAGGGGACTGGAGCGCCGGGTGTCCAACTTGTCCCACCTCCGGCAGACCTCACCTCGCCTGTCGTTCAAGAACGACTCGACGGCACCTTGTTCCGGCGCATTCATGACGGCAAACCGAACACTGCCATGGGTGCGTGGAAACACTCCCTCTCCGATGAAGAAATCTGGGATGTGTTGGCCTACGTGCGCGTGTTGGGCGCCGGGCAAAGCGGACAGCCATAA
- a CDS encoding c-type cytochrome: MNRQMIAGSTLLIALWMTISCTPTPRVTGDQESVVPHNSELPMNALFAPPSPESIPGDLRGEQIRLGYKMVVDTQEYGKRYVGNALNCTNCHLDAGLNPNSASFVGISALYPQYRERAGRQMTLAERINECFERSMNGKPLPSDSVKLTAIVAYIEWLSQTMPPGSAVPWRGIPRITSTHQPDSLNGKKVFEQKCVFCHGSDGQGTMAAPPVWGPRSYNIGAGMARISVAASYIKANMPRGWGWTVTDDEAFDVAAYINTQPRPDFPDKIHDWPKGGKPVDVPY; the protein is encoded by the coding sequence ATGAATAGACAGATGATCGCGGGTAGCACACTGCTTATTGCTTTGTGGATGACGATCAGTTGTACGCCGACCCCACGAGTGACAGGGGATCAGGAGTCGGTCGTTCCACACAATTCTGAGTTGCCGATGAACGCATTGTTTGCCCCACCTTCTCCTGAATCCATTCCCGGTGATCTGAGAGGAGAGCAAATTCGGCTGGGATACAAGATGGTGGTCGATACCCAGGAGTATGGGAAGCGGTATGTTGGGAATGCGCTCAACTGCACGAATTGTCATTTGGATGCTGGACTCAACCCAAATTCTGCGTCATTCGTCGGCATCAGCGCCCTCTATCCGCAGTATCGTGAGCGTGCGGGACGGCAGATGACCCTCGCGGAACGGATCAACGAGTGTTTCGAACGGAGCATGAACGGCAAGCCTCTTCCTTCCGACAGCGTGAAACTGACGGCTATTGTCGCGTATATCGAATGGCTCTCTCAGACGATGCCGCCCGGCAGCGCGGTGCCCTGGCGCGGAATCCCACGCATTACATCGACTCACCAGCCTGATTCTCTCAACGGCAAGAAGGTGTTCGAGCAGAAGTGTGTTTTCTGCCATGGCTCCGATGGACAAGGGACGATGGCAGCGCCACCTGTGTGGGGACCGCGTTCGTACAACATCGGGGCGGGCATGGCGAGGATCAGCGTGGCGGCCTCGTATATCAAAGCCAATATGCCGAGAGGCTGGGGGTGGACGGTCACGGACGATGAGGCGTTTGATGTCGCAGCCTATATTAATACGCAACCTCGGCCGGACTTTCCCGACAAGATCCATGATTGGCCGAAAGGTGGGAAGCCGGTTGATGTGCCGTACTGA
- a CDS encoding OsmC family protein: protein MKLTATFHGGTRYDITSGTHRVVTDQPAEDGGQDAGMSPVELFVGSLAGCVGYFVGQFCGRHGIPREGLSVDAEWTMAEGPHRVGRIDIGIHLPHRITAEQKERLLKVAHGCTVHQSIAVTPNIAIQLNPHAPLKGNGS, encoded by the coding sequence ATGAAACTCACGGCGACCTTTCACGGCGGGACTCGGTACGATATCACAAGTGGAACGCATCGAGTCGTCACTGATCAACCGGCGGAAGACGGAGGTCAGGACGCCGGTATGAGCCCGGTCGAACTGTTCGTCGGCTCGCTAGCCGGTTGTGTAGGGTACTTCGTCGGACAATTCTGCGGGCGGCACGGCATTCCTCGCGAGGGGTTGAGCGTAGACGCGGAATGGACCATGGCCGAGGGGCCTCATCGCGTCGGTCGTATCGACATCGGCATTCATCTTCCCCATCGAATCACCGCAGAACAAAAAGAGCGGCTGCTAAAGGTGGCCCATGGTTGCACCGTTCACCAATCGATCGCGGTCACGCCGAATATCGCCATCCAGTTGAACCCCCATGCTCCTCTGAAAGGCAATGGATCGTAA
- a CDS encoding c-type cytochrome, with amino-acid sequence MMNLTRRTQVIGMAVTLIVWLVSFQDPSFASDPSRAKDLIQQTCVQCHRLEGTADSRFNLRAPDLIWAGSKYQRSWLIRWLTGKEAPIYAKGYRWDQTDVPSKHPMVTESEADAIADYFAEHNKDPRIAIGAFDVSKVTKFDVAFGGAAYKAHACLGCHTIEESGRLIGGPQSAALQKSGQRYDKDWLFRFGQNPQDFVPHSGEFLADATEPQLRAVIGYLMVQGVPDFQYYEPWTSPEFGRADAGRGKVLYKEYCAQCHGLTGKGDGPAASGLEPKPAIHANMPFEKLPMEYLYNVINHGGPAVGKSPNMPYWGLTIGQQGVADVIAYLKVTFKGVPDVAAVPGGGQGGTCAQPRKTAKAPEDFLARTNPHPSSAGAIQVGKELFLKTAQPVACVMCHGEQGDGKGLMGAALVPPPRNFTCGMMMREISDGQLFWIIKNGSPGTGMMAFPGLPDEQVWQLVHYIRSLAK; translated from the coding sequence ATGATGAATCTGACGAGAAGGACGCAAGTGATTGGAATGGCGGTGACCCTGATCGTGTGGCTCGTATCGTTTCAGGATCCGTCTTTTGCGAGCGATCCCTCTCGCGCCAAGGATCTCATCCAACAGACCTGTGTGCAATGTCACCGGTTGGAAGGCACAGCCGACTCGCGATTCAATCTCCGAGCTCCTGATTTGATTTGGGCCGGCAGTAAATATCAACGGTCCTGGCTCATTCGCTGGCTGACCGGCAAGGAAGCCCCGATCTACGCCAAGGGGTATCGCTGGGACCAGACGGACGTTCCGTCCAAGCACCCAATGGTGACGGAGTCCGAGGCTGACGCAATCGCCGATTACTTTGCCGAACACAACAAAGATCCGCGAATCGCCATCGGAGCCTTTGATGTGTCGAAGGTCACCAAATTCGACGTCGCGTTCGGCGGAGCGGCCTACAAAGCCCATGCCTGCCTTGGCTGTCATACAATCGAAGAGAGCGGCCGCCTGATCGGAGGCCCGCAGAGTGCGGCTCTGCAGAAGTCCGGTCAGCGATACGACAAGGACTGGCTGTTTCGCTTCGGCCAGAATCCACAGGATTTCGTGCCGCACAGCGGCGAATTCCTGGCCGATGCGACGGAGCCTCAGCTGCGCGCCGTGATCGGCTATCTGATGGTCCAAGGGGTACCCGACTTCCAGTATTACGAGCCGTGGACGAGTCCTGAATTCGGAAGGGCCGACGCAGGGCGTGGCAAGGTGCTGTACAAGGAATACTGCGCCCAGTGTCACGGCTTGACCGGAAAAGGCGATGGTCCCGCTGCATCGGGTCTGGAGCCGAAACCGGCCATCCACGCCAACATGCCGTTCGAAAAACTGCCGATGGAGTATCTCTATAACGTAATCAACCATGGCGGGCCGGCCGTTGGAAAATCGCCGAACATGCCTTACTGGGGGTTGACCATCGGACAGCAAGGGGTGGCGGATGTGATCGCCTATTTGAAGGTGACCTTCAAGGGAGTGCCGGATGTCGCAGCCGTGCCGGGAGGAGGACAGGGCGGTACCTGCGCGCAACCACGCAAAACGGCCAAGGCTCCGGAAGACTTCCTCGCCAGGACGAATCCGCATCCCTCATCTGCGGGTGCAATCCAAGTTGGGAAAGAACTGTTTCTCAAAACGGCGCAGCCCGTTGCCTGTGTCATGTGTCATGGGGAACAAGGAGATGGGAAGGGGTTGATGGGTGCGGCTTTGGTGCCGCCGCCAAGGAATTTCACCTGCGGGATGATGATGCGAGAGATTTCGGATGGTCAGTTGTTCTGGATCATCAAGAATGGTTCGCCGGGCACCGGGATGATGGCCTTTCCCGGTTTGCCGGATGAGCAGGTGTGGCAGTTAGTTCACTACATCCGGAGTTTGGCAAAATGA
- a CDS encoding DsrE family protein, giving the protein MATFIISGSRGTDDPTMATLPFMAAKTAREQGHDVVLWLWNEAVTLGRKGVGDHVTGVNLTPLKELLAAVQAAGVPIWVCGACAVARQIGGGDLVGGASIKGMPDYIKAVADRDRSVAF; this is encoded by the coding sequence ATGGCGACGTTTATTATCTCCGGCAGTCGAGGAACCGATGATCCCACGATGGCGACCTTGCCGTTCATGGCCGCCAAGACCGCAAGAGAACAAGGGCACGATGTAGTGCTGTGGTTGTGGAACGAGGCCGTCACCCTGGGGCGGAAAGGCGTGGGTGATCATGTGACGGGCGTCAACTTGACCCCGCTGAAAGAGTTGCTCGCCGCGGTACAGGCGGCGGGTGTGCCGATTTGGGTTTGCGGGGCCTGTGCCGTGGCCAGACAGATTGGTGGAGGGGACTTGGTGGGTGGCGCCTCTATCAAAGGTATGCCGGATTACATCAAAGCCGTCGCCGACCGCGATCGGAGCGTGGCATTCTGA
- a CDS encoding DUF1264 domain-containing protein: MRKRLLAVVAIAVAGCSGVATQKAVGGEPTSPAVGYEIHVQAPHMMADGTPGGPFHHYCKGISDKILQCLLFESTDPKAPLVGVEYFVAKDLTRKLPAIQWHRHFHDHKVEIATGRVQVLDMPADQAAKVAEVAAGTDGVIYHLWQHGQEFPDGTVSFPQSLGHKFPGYSDK, encoded by the coding sequence ATGAGAAAAAGACTGTTAGCCGTTGTCGCGATCGCTGTCGCTGGGTGTAGTGGGGTTGCCACCCAAAAAGCAGTGGGCGGGGAACCAACAAGTCCGGCCGTCGGATATGAGATTCATGTCCAGGCACCGCACATGATGGCGGATGGGACCCCGGGAGGCCCGTTTCATCATTATTGCAAGGGCATTTCCGACAAAATTCTTCAATGCCTTCTGTTCGAATCCACCGATCCCAAGGCACCTCTGGTCGGCGTCGAGTATTTTGTCGCCAAAGACCTGACCCGAAAGCTTCCCGCGATCCAGTGGCATCGGCACTTCCATGATCATAAGGTAGAAATTGCGACGGGGCGAGTCCAAGTCCTCGATATGCCCGCTGATCAGGCCGCTAAGGTGGCGGAAGTCGCAGCAGGGACAGACGGTGTGATCTATCATTTATGGCAGCATGGGCAGGAGTTCCCGGACGGCACCGTCAGTTTTCCCCAGTCCCTCGGACACAAGTTTCCGGGATATTCGGACAAGTAG
- a CDS encoding cytochrome c has product MSPYLLIMVMVTAVGSPGIPVFGADEAVLRPRVPIDQIEEARTWTNPLPATEDTIEKGKRLFHGKAFCVTCHGKDGKGFGGDIEPGTLKGPLPRNFTDKEWQVARTDGELFWILKNGSKGTAMAPFVPLILTEEEAWQVLRYVRSFAAEGKTSAHQPDN; this is encoded by the coding sequence ATGAGTCCATATCTCCTGATCATGGTCATGGTGACAGCGGTTGGCTCACCGGGCATTCCGGTCTTTGGAGCCGATGAAGCCGTACTCAGACCACGAGTGCCCATCGACCAAATCGAGGAAGCCAGAACCTGGACCAATCCGCTTCCGGCGACGGAGGACACGATTGAGAAAGGGAAACGACTCTTCCATGGGAAAGCCTTCTGTGTGACCTGCCACGGGAAAGACGGCAAAGGATTTGGCGGCGACATCGAGCCGGGCACTCTGAAAGGTCCCTTGCCGCGAAACTTCACCGATAAGGAATGGCAAGTCGCTCGAACGGATGGGGAACTGTTCTGGATTCTGAAGAACGGCAGCAAGGGTACGGCGATGGCTCCCTTTGTGCCGCTCATCTTGACGGAGGAGGAAGCCTGGCAAGTGCTGCGATATGTGCGATCGTTCGCAGCGGAGGGGAAAACATCTGCCCACCAGCCCGATAACTGA
- a CDS encoding cytochrome c, with amino-acid sequence MRTKILILLVAVASLAVPVLAAERHMMQPRVPVDKLAEARALKSPLSNSPEVIEQGKEVYNGKGTCFTCHGVDGDGKGPAAAKLNPLPRNFQHHGFWRHRTEGELFWVIKHGSPGTAMIGFGQVLSDDEIWALIHYERTFVRRHGPGMRGRRGDMEAGGMGGMEGMGHQGRKGEMGEVE; translated from the coding sequence ATGCGGACAAAGATACTCATATTGCTGGTTGCAGTCGCGTCGCTCGCCGTTCCCGTCTTGGCGGCAGAACGGCACATGATGCAGCCGAGAGTGCCGGTCGATAAGCTGGCCGAAGCTCGTGCCCTCAAGAGTCCTTTGTCGAATTCTCCGGAAGTGATTGAGCAAGGCAAGGAGGTGTACAACGGCAAGGGCACCTGCTTTACCTGTCATGGAGTGGATGGAGACGGTAAAGGGCCGGCTGCTGCCAAGCTGAATCCCTTGCCCCGCAATTTCCAACACCATGGATTCTGGCGGCATCGCACCGAGGGCGAACTGTTCTGGGTCATTAAACACGGCTCTCCCGGTACGGCTATGATCGGATTCGGTCAGGTCTTGTCCGATGACGAGATTTGGGCTCTCATCCACTATGAACGCACGTTCGTCCGAAGACATGGACCAGGCATGAGGGGACGAAGAGGGGATATGGAAGCCGGCGGCATGGGCGGAATGGAAGGGATGGGGCATCAAGGACGGAAAGGCGAGATGGGGGAAGTGGAATGA
- a CDS encoding superoxide dismutase family protein, producing MSTGTTVGIGLVIGILLSGCSSYHTGKHDTKLRAKAVIAGPGITGEADLYEEYQGRVRIKLKIQGTPESKLTPGLHGIHIHEVGSCEPFSAAKGHYDGNIDPQVNPDASVNSGLGNHPYHLGDLQNLSVDENRKGSLYTVTSRVTLAPGLTTLFDQDGSAFVIHELLDKYLPDPPTKDAPGGARIACGVIVKQ from the coding sequence ATGAGTACAGGAACCACTGTGGGGATCGGGTTGGTGATTGGGATACTGTTGAGTGGTTGTTCTTCCTACCATACAGGGAAGCATGACACCAAGCTTCGAGCAAAAGCGGTGATTGCAGGACCCGGCATCACAGGTGAGGCCGACCTCTACGAAGAATACCAAGGGCGTGTGCGGATCAAGCTAAAAATCCAAGGTACGCCAGAGAGCAAACTGACCCCAGGTCTTCACGGCATCCATATTCATGAAGTTGGAAGCTGCGAGCCATTTTCAGCGGCCAAGGGGCACTACGACGGCAACATCGACCCGCAAGTGAACCCCGATGCGTCCGTCAATTCCGGTCTTGGTAACCATCCCTATCACCTCGGCGATCTCCAGAATCTGTCCGTTGATGAAAATCGAAAGGGGTCGCTCTATACCGTCACAAGCCGGGTTACCCTGGCCCCAGGGTTGACTACACTCTTTGATCAAGACGGAAGCGCGTTTGTCATACATGAGCTTCTAGACAAATACCTGCCCGATCCCCCGACAAAGGATGCGCCGGGTGGGGCGCGAATTGCCTGCGGCGTCATTGTGAAACAGTGA
- a CDS encoding CBS domain-containing protein, which yields MTTLSRPGVPVGGFKTVGQIRATNELVFRRDQNAMGVAVELLATHTPGAPVVDERGDFVGFISEFDILRALEAGKDLNRLTAADVMAKEHIAVTDETSIDEAVKLMEDKRLLNLPVKRNGKVAYSITRHDLLRAWIGLGVSIEDQAG from the coding sequence ATGACTACATTATCCAGACCAGGGGTTCCTGTCGGAGGGTTTAAGACAGTGGGGCAGATACGTGCCACGAATGAGCTCGTATTTCGTCGTGATCAGAATGCGATGGGAGTAGCTGTCGAGCTGCTGGCTACTCATACACCGGGTGCGCCGGTCGTCGACGAACGAGGCGACTTCGTCGGCTTTATCAGCGAGTTCGATATTCTTCGGGCGCTGGAGGCAGGAAAGGATCTCAATCGTTTGACGGCTGCAGATGTGATGGCGAAGGAGCATATTGCGGTGACCGATGAGACGAGCATCGATGAAGCCGTGAAGCTGATGGAGGATAAGCGGCTCCTGAATCTCCCGGTGAAAAGAAACGGCAAGGTCGCCTACTCGATCACCCGCCATGATCTTTTGAGAGCCTGGATCGGGCTTGGAGTATCCATTGAAGATCAGGCTGGTTGA
- a CDS encoding cytochrome c has product MFSRIVVSLVGIVLTASWALAQSHSGNLKNGERIFQQHCVGCHGTAGDGLGPDIKELIVPPVNFRSAKSRTKTDMELYLSIKQGVLFSPMHGWADRLSDQEIRDVLNYIRSLAPFNPVG; this is encoded by the coding sequence ATGTTCTCACGTATCGTGGTGAGCCTTGTCGGGATCGTATTGACTGCATCGTGGGCACTGGCTCAAAGCCATTCGGGAAATCTCAAGAACGGGGAAAGAATTTTCCAACAACACTGTGTCGGCTGTCACGGGACCGCCGGTGATGGGCTGGGGCCCGATATCAAGGAATTGATCGTTCCGCCTGTGAATTTTCGATCGGCGAAGTCGCGCACGAAGACCGATATGGAGCTCTATCTGTCGATCAAGCAGGGAGTCCTCTTCAGTCCGATGCACGGATGGGCGGATCGGTTGTCGGATCAGGAGATTCGAGATGTGCTGAACTACATTCGAAGCTTGGCTCCTTTCAATCCCGTCGGTTAG
- a CDS encoding cytochrome c translates to MLAAGCAKDGRHHGESQPNPYLTSDTRYSIPLSSSAGKEHRAVMLQHLETIQVIVNALVDEDYELAQGLTELHLSFFKHRQAMAHQEPEKFPPAYHDLAMAHHEAAEELARVIPSKDLKKILPPFNNVLKACVACHLEYKVGER, encoded by the coding sequence ATGCTGGCAGCCGGTTGTGCCAAAGATGGGCGCCATCACGGAGAATCGCAACCGAATCCGTATCTGACGTCGGACACCAGGTATTCCATTCCATTGTCGTCATCAGCCGGGAAAGAACATCGCGCGGTGATGCTTCAGCACCTGGAAACGATTCAGGTGATCGTGAACGCGTTGGTTGACGAAGACTATGAATTGGCACAGGGCTTGACCGAATTGCATCTGAGCTTCTTTAAACATCGCCAGGCAATGGCGCATCAGGAGCCGGAGAAGTTTCCACCCGCCTACCATGATCTGGCCATGGCACATCACGAAGCAGCGGAGGAATTGGCGCGCGTGATTCCCAGCAAGGACTTGAAGAAAATTTTGCCGCCGTTCAACAACGTCTTGAAAGCATGCGTGGCGTGTCATTTGGAATACAAAGTCGGGGAACGTTGA
- a CDS encoding hemerythrin domain-containing protein has translation MSEQTTITAFYAEDHDRLDELFKTFQTSKRSDFVKAKEAFKAFNVGLQRHMLWEEELLFPVWEENTGMIEDGPTPVMRHEHSQIKQLLGAIDQKVEKQNLDTDQEEQALLTILSSHNRKEERALYPAIDQVTSEEERAAVFTNMQSIPEDRYNAGCSPH, from the coding sequence ATGAGTGAGCAGACGACGATTACCGCATTTTATGCAGAGGATCACGACCGCCTGGATGAGTTGTTCAAGACCTTTCAAACATCGAAGCGATCGGATTTCGTCAAGGCCAAGGAAGCTTTCAAAGCGTTCAACGTCGGTCTTCAGCGGCATATGCTATGGGAAGAAGAGCTCCTTTTCCCGGTGTGGGAAGAGAACACCGGTATGATCGAGGACGGGCCGACGCCCGTGATGCGGCATGAGCATAGTCAGATCAAGCAGTTGCTTGGAGCGATTGACCAAAAGGTGGAAAAGCAGAATCTCGATACCGATCAGGAAGAGCAGGCGCTGCTCACCATATTGAGCTCTCATAACAGGAAGGAAGAGCGGGCCCTCTATCCCGCCATCGATCAAGTGACCAGCGAAGAGGAGCGTGCCGCAGTCTTCACCAACATGCAGAGTATCCCGGAAGACCGGTACAATGCTGGGTGTAGTCCACACTGA
- a CDS encoding zinc-binding dehydrogenase: MKHRRIIVTRYGGPDALQIIEEECPEPKHGEVRVKVLAAGVSLPDLMMREGIHPETPPLPFTPGWDLVGVVDRLGAGVSGHESGQIVAALPISGAYAEFVCLPQGELVPVPAELDAAEAVSLVLNYITAYQMLHRSAKVRPGQRVLIHGAAGGVGSALLQLGRLSGLKMYGTCSSRGAPVVSELGGIPIDYEHQDFVKEIHNLTGDGVDVVFDSLGGAHIWRSRKALRAGGRVVAYGLTGSLRGGRSASARSGGRHRFRAIAIFGLYIAGGWLLPGRKRVVPYSIQWLKRLKPALFRQDLIVLFDLLQQQKIKPLIAQRLPLAEARQAQELLGKGGVTGKIVLVDNGSSSPSSSS; the protein is encoded by the coding sequence ATGAAACACAGGCGCATTATTGTTACCCGCTATGGGGGACCAGACGCACTTCAGATCATTGAAGAAGAGTGCCCCGAGCCGAAGCACGGTGAAGTGCGGGTGAAAGTGCTGGCTGCGGGGGTTTCCTTGCCCGACCTGATGATGCGGGAGGGCATCCATCCTGAGACGCCGCCGCTGCCCTTCACGCCAGGATGGGATCTAGTTGGTGTGGTGGATCGGCTCGGCGCGGGCGTCTCCGGACACGAATCTGGACAGATCGTGGCCGCGTTGCCGATCAGCGGCGCGTATGCGGAGTTCGTCTGCCTGCCACAAGGTGAACTGGTGCCGGTGCCCGCCGAGTTGGATGCAGCCGAGGCTGTCAGTCTTGTCCTGAACTACATCACGGCGTATCAGATGCTGCATCGCTCCGCGAAGGTGAGGCCAGGTCAGCGCGTGTTGATTCACGGCGCGGCAGGCGGAGTGGGCTCGGCGCTCTTACAGCTTGGGCGCCTCTCCGGGCTGAAGATGTACGGGACCTGTTCATCGCGAGGGGCGCCGGTCGTTTCCGAGCTCGGCGGTATCCCGATCGATTACGAGCATCAGGACTTCGTAAAGGAAATTCACAACCTCACGGGTGACGGCGTAGACGTCGTCTTTGACAGCCTTGGTGGCGCCCATATCTGGCGTTCCCGTAAGGCTCTTCGTGCGGGCGGCAGGGTTGTCGCCTATGGTCTCACTGGCTCGCTCCGCGGGGGCCGGTCCGCCTCAGCTCGTTCAGGTGGTCGCCATCGCTTTCGCGCGATCGCCATCTTTGGGTTGTACATTGCCGGCGGCTGGCTTCTCCCAGGCCGGAAACGAGTGGTCCCCTACAGCATCCAATGGCTCAAACGGCTCAAACCGGCCTTATTTCGACAGGACCTGATCGTCCTCTTCGACCTCCTTCAACAGCAGAAGATCAAGCCGCTCATCGCGCAGCGACTCCCTCTTGCCGAAGCAAGGCAAGCGCAAGAGTTACTGGGGAAGGGAGGCGTAACAGGTAAGATAGTCCTGGTAGACAACGGCTCATCCTCACCATCTTCATCTTCGTGA